TCGCGCGGTGCGAACTCGTTCCAGGCGTGCTGGCGAGCGGGCAGCGAGTCGGGGTCGTCGGTTCCCGGTGGGACGTCGCTTCCGTCGTCGTTCTCGTCTCCGTCGCTACTCGCGTCGAGACATGCACTGAGTGCGGTCGCGCCGCCAACGGCGACGAGCGCGCGGGCGTACTCCCGGCGGGAGAGCGTGGACCGATCGGGGAGCGTCACTAGTCTCACCACGGGACCGGATGGTCCAAAGCGTTACTCTTCGCGACGAGTCTACCGTTATCGTCGACAGAACGTGTTCGGCTCTCAGCCGAATTCCGTCCAGGAGTTCGACCGACCAGCACCATTTCGACGGTGGACTCGAGTACCCACGGCTCGTCGTTTGCGGCAAGCATTGCGAGCGGCGGACGAGAAGTCACCAGCGCCGGGTCACCTGGTCAGTAGTGCCACGGATAGTCGTCGAATTCAGGATCACGTCCCTCGACGAACGCGTCGCGGCCCTCTTTCGCCTCGTCGGTCATGTAGCCAAGCCGGGTCGCCTCCCCGGCGAACACCTGCTGGCCGATCATCCCGTCGTCGGTCATATTGAACGCGTACTTCAGCATCCGCATCGCCGTCGGGCTCTTCGCGTTGATCCGCTCGCCCCACTCCAGCGCGGTCTCCTCGAGTTCGTCGTGGGGGACGGCTTCGTTGACCATGCCCATCTCGGCTGCTTCCTCGGCGCTGTAGGTCTTCCCGAGGAAGAACACCTCGCGGGCTTTCTTCTGGCCGATCTGCTTGGCGAGGTAGGCCGAGCCGAAGCCGGCGTCGTAGCTCGCCACGTCGGGGTCGGTCTGGAGGAACTTCGCGTGCTCTTCACTGGCGAGCGTCATGTCACAGACGACGTGCAGCGAGTGACCGCCGCCGACGGCCCAGCCGGGGACGACGCAGACGACGACCTTCGGAATGTGGCGGATGAGGCGCTGGACTTCGAGAATGTGGAGTCGACCCTGCTCGGATGCGCGGGCTGTCTCGCTCTCCTCGTCCTCGCCGGTGTACTGGTAGCCGTCGTCGCCGCGGACCGTCTGGTCGCCGCCAGAACAGAACGCCCAGCCGCCGTCCTTCGAGGAGGGGCCGTTGCCGGTGAGCAGGATACAACCCACGTCGGTCTGGCGCTTTGCGTGATCCAGCGCGTCGTACAGTTCGTCGACCGTCCCCGGGCGGAAGGCGTTTCGAACGTCGGGGCGGTCGAACGCGATGCGAACCGTCCCGGAGTCGACCGCGCGGTGATATGTGAGATCGCGAAAGTCGAACTCGTCGACCGGCTCCCACCGGTCTGCGTCGAAGCATTCCGAAACCATTGGCCGACTGTCGGGGGCGAATCCTGATATAGGTTCTCGTCGCCGCTAACTACGACGAGTTCACTAGCTTTCGTTCATTTCATTAGATCATAATGGTTCTGCACGGTTCCTAACTCATATCGCACCCTTTGCGAGAGAGGCCTGAATGGTAGTACTACATCCCTGACGCCACGTATTGACAAGTAGGTACACGTCATAACATATAT
The DNA window shown above is from Natrialba magadii ATCC 43099 and carries:
- a CDS encoding 1,4-dihydroxy-2-naphthoyl-CoA synthase, encoding MVSECFDADRWEPVDEFDFRDLTYHRAVDSGTVRIAFDRPDVRNAFRPGTVDELYDALDHAKRQTDVGCILLTGNGPSSKDGGWAFCSGGDQTVRGDDGYQYTGEDEESETARASEQGRLHILEVQRLIRHIPKVVVCVVPGWAVGGGHSLHVVCDMTLASEEHAKFLQTDPDVASYDAGFGSAYLAKQIGQKKAREVFFLGKTYSAEEAAEMGMVNEAVPHDELEETALEWGERINAKSPTAMRMLKYAFNMTDDGMIGQQVFAGEATRLGYMTDEAKEGRDAFVEGRDPEFDDYPWHY